A window of Armatimonadota bacterium contains these coding sequences:
- a CDS encoding restriction endonuclease, translated as MLEKDLLSIVRVSSFHVQMLLVRQLLDRLGYKSIQFMGRRERKEKTYLGGHEFTVDDRLGLFDVQTVVKFVGQEVRVRMLDELAGVVRRTGSDYGILISTHGLTNSAEFHLGSHEPIRIRVVTGTEFARLLIQHKIGVREVPNLQVDEPFFRHLDRMSRQVSRFIEAVR; from the coding sequence ATGCTTGAGAAAGACCTTCTCTCAATTGTTCGCGTGTCTTCATTCCATGTTCAAATGCTGCTGGTGCGGCAACTCCTCGACCGACTTGGATACAAGTCCATTCAGTTCATGGGTCGAAGGGAGCGCAAGGAGAAAACCTACCTCGGAGGGCACGAATTCACTGTTGATGACCGCCTCGGGCTCTTTGACGTGCAGACCGTGGTGAAGTTTGTGGGGCAAGAGGTTCGGGTGCGGATGCTCGATGAACTGGCAGGGGTCGTGCGTCGCACCGGCTCGGATTATGGAATCCTGATCTCCACCCACGGGCTCACCAACTCGGCCGAGTTTCATCTTGGAAGTCACGAGCCGATTCGCATTCGGGTGGTCACTGGAACCGAGTTCGCTCGGCTCCTGATCCAGCACAAGATCGGAGTCCGGGAAGTCCCGAATCTTCAGGTCGATGAGCCGTTCTTCCGCCACCTCGACCGAATGAGTCGTCAGGTCAGCCGCTTCATCGAAGCTGTGCGATGA